In bacterium, a genomic segment contains:
- a CDS encoding DUF763 domain-containing protein, translated as MTRTGTAHLPLHYGNAPAWLFTKMRALSREIITLIVSDTGPDEVLRRMSDPFWFQAFGCVLGFDWHSSGLTTTVCGAVKESIRGIEKELGIFVAGGKGKTSRKTPSEIELWSEKISINPAKLVYASRMSAKVDNSAVQDGYQLYHHTFLFTKKGNWAVVQQGMNGVNRWARRYHWLSENVSNFVCEPHSAICSDNRGETLNMTAKESEAARIISTDASKENPEKLAEEIDKIISLELPGRHPVLQKDINSKYLKKIFLKTYKKQPDNFEHLLGIEGVGPKTIRALALISEIVYGKPPSFKDPARYSFAHGGKDGFPYPVDRENYEHSIEYLRKAVTLAKIGQTDKISALKRLGDI; from the coding sequence ATGACACGAACAGGAACCGCCCATTTACCTCTCCACTACGGAAACGCGCCCGCGTGGCTTTTTACCAAAATGCGCGCGTTAAGCAGGGAAATCATTACCCTTATAGTTTCTGATACCGGACCGGATGAGGTCTTAAGGCGTATGTCGGACCCGTTTTGGTTTCAGGCCTTTGGCTGTGTGCTTGGTTTTGACTGGCATTCAAGCGGGCTCACCACTACCGTATGCGGCGCGGTAAAAGAATCAATACGCGGGATTGAAAAAGAGCTTGGAATTTTTGTCGCCGGCGGCAAGGGTAAAACTTCAAGAAAAACCCCGTCTGAGATTGAATTATGGTCGGAAAAAATATCGATAAATCCAGCGAAATTGGTTTATGCCAGCAGAATGTCCGCGAAGGTGGATAACTCAGCGGTCCAGGATGGTTACCAGCTTTATCATCACACATTTTTATTTACAAAAAAAGGAAACTGGGCGGTTGTCCAGCAGGGAATGAACGGGGTAAATCGCTGGGCAAGGCGTTACCACTGGTTAAGCGAAAATGTGTCAAATTTTGTTTGCGAGCCTCATTCCGCGATTTGTTCGGATAACCGCGGCGAAACGCTTAATATGACCGCTAAGGAAAGCGAGGCCGCGAGAATTATAAGCACGGACGCGTCAAAAGAAAATCCTGAAAAACTTGCTGAAGAAATTGATAAGATTATCAGCCTGGAACTTCCAGGCAGACACCCTGTTTTGCAGAAAGACATCAATTCAAAATACCTTAAAAAAATATTTCTTAAAACTTATAAAAAACAGCCTGATAACTTTGAACATTTACTGGGTATTGAAGGTGTCGGGCCTAAAACCATTCGGGCGCTGGCATTGATTTCAGAAATTGTTTATGGAAAACCTCCGAGTTTTAAAGACCCTGCCCGTTACAGTTTCGCGCACGGGGGCAAGGACGGGTTCCCGTATCCCGTGGACCGTGAAAATTACGAACATTCTATTGAGTATTTGAGGAAGGCTGTGACATTGGCGAAAATCGGGCAGACAGATAAAATATCCGCGTTAAAAAGATTGGGAGATATTTAG